ACCCGAAGCTGATGGTTTCGTGTGGCTCGATCCATGCGATGGGGTATTGACGCTGGTTTAGAAGCGTCCTTCGTGCGCGTTCATTGAGCGCAAATTCGCCAGAATCCGCAGTCTTTCTCATGTTTTGACCTGTCTGAAAGGCTGCTTTGGGCATTGGCATAACTTATGCAACATTGCGAATCCGATTTCGTTTTGCACCCGATGACGTCGAATTAAACGACGATCGATTGGCTTCGAACCTCTTCCACTCAGACTTCAACAAAGTGAAAGGACTTTGGGGGTACTTGGATTTGTAGCTAACTGGATGGCTCTGGATATGAAACTTACAAATGAAAGCCGATATACCAAACCAAACCTACGACGTGAGATCCGCCGACGCTTGCTGCAGGGGAACGTTGGGGGGGAACCCGGACAGTGGTCGGCCAGAAAGGCACAACTGCTGGTAAGGGAATACGAGAACCGCGGCGGTGGTTATCGAAGGACTGCTTCTCCCAACACTTTGCGCTCGCAGAGTTCCATCACTCCGCGCCCTGGGTTGGCATAGTCTTCTGCGCTTTGCATCAAGCGAAATGGACGATCTGGCAATCGGCATCGATGGCACGCTTGCCAGCTACTGCCGGGGACGCATCCAGCATTTGCGGAGCTGGATTCAACACTTGCGTGTCGGCTGTACTTGGACGCTAGCAGGCAATGGGATCTGGGGTAAACTGACCCAAGACCGGTAATCTCTTATCGGCGTGCCCCTCCACCCCCAGTTTCTCGGGGACAGCGGTTTTCCGAACTGCTTCAGCCGTACATGTCCGAATTTTTTCAAAAGCTTTTCGACACCGACGATTTCCCCGCTCGGTGGCACTGTGGAAACTGGTCTGACTTCCTCGGCTGGCTACACATTGTTTCCGATCTGGCAACTTTTTGTGCCTACTTTGCGATTCCGATCGCGCTAATTTATTTCGCACGCAAGCGGAAAGACTTTCCCTATCCCAGGCTGTTTTGGTTGTTCGCTTCGTTCATCCTGGCCTGTGGGACGGTGCACGCGATCGAAGCGATCATTTTCTGGCATCCCATCTACCGCATCTCGGGCTTGGTCAAAGCTGTGATGGCTGTCGTCTCTTGCACCACCGTGGTGGTTTTGATTCGACACATGCCTCAGTTGATGAAGCTTCCTTCAATCGCGGCAACGATCGATCAGCTGAAAGAAGAGATTGTTCATCGTGAAGAAACAGAGGCGAAGCTTCGTGAAGCCAAGGATCGCCATGATGCAATTTTGCGAGGTACACGCAGTATCATTTGGACGGCGGATCCCGAAGGCGAATTCATCACGCCACAGATTTCTTGGGAACGTTATACCGGCCAGACTTGGGAGCAGCACAAAGCGGCAGGTTGGTTAAACGTCATTCACGAAGACGACCGCGCACAGCTTGCTCGAAATTGGCAGCGTGCTGTCGCTCAAGGGGCGCTGTACCAGACCACTGGGCGAATTTGGCATAACGACAGCCGGACTTACCGGCGATTCATTGTCGAAGCCGTGCCCGTGCACAATGCCGATGGAACGACTCGCGAATGGGTCGGAACGATCAGCGATGTCGAAGATCAGTATCAGGCCGAAACGAGCCTCGGCGTCATTCGCACCGAACTTGAACGTCAGAAACGTGAGCTGGAACTGATCTATCAGGCGGCGCCGGTGGGAATGTGCCTTGTTGATACCGACCGATGTTTTCTACGGGTGAACGAAGCGCTCGCGGAGATTGACGGTCTTTCAATCGACGACCATATCGGTCGGCACATTGATGAAGTCGTGCCAACACTGACAAGTCAGCTCGATCCGATTTACCAGCAAGTGTTCGAAACCGGACAGGAAATGGTTGGCATCGAGATCGTCGGAAAGACATCCGTCTCGCCCGAGCGTCGGACTTGGCTCGCGAGTTTCTACCCGCTTTGGCTGGCATCCGATGGTGATGTTGAGCAAACCGATGGATCGGTCACCGCAGTCAGTGCGATCATCCAAGACATCACCGAACGCAAGGCGCAAGAGCGGCGGTTGAAGAAAAGCGAAAAGGCTGCCCAAGCGGCCAGTCGGAGCAAAAGCGAATTCCTGGCAAACATGAGTCACGAGATTCGCACTCCGATGTCGGCGATCCTCGGATACGCTGACGTGTTGCTTGGGCATCTCGCCGATCCAGACAATCGAAATTGCGTTTTGATCATGAAACGCAACGGCGAATATTTGCTTGAATTGATCAACGACATTCTAGACCTATCCCGCATCGAAGCAGGCAAGCTGGACATCGACCCGCAAGATTGCATGTTGCCCGAACTGGTAGCCGATATCCAATCTTTGATGCAGGTCCGGGCCGAAGAAAAGGGTGTGGAATTCGATATCCGTTTCGACGGCAAAGTCCCACGGGTGATTAGTGCCGATCCCAAACGTTTGCGACAGGTGTTGATCAATTTGATCGGCAATGCGATCAAGTTTACCGAAGAAGGTCGAGTCGTCCTGAAAGTCAAATTCCTTCGTGACGAATTACCACGTGTGGAATTCGCCGTTGAAGACACTGGGATCGGAATGACCGAGGAGCAAATCGAACGTTTGTTCAAGCCATTCTCGCAGGGCGATTCATCGGTTCGGCGAAAATTTGGAGGCAGCGGTCTGGGCTTAGCCATTAGCCACAGGTTGGTCGACATGATGCAAGGCGAAATGGACTTGCAGAGTGACTTTGGTGAAGGGTCGACGTTCTATGTTCGGTTGCCGTTGGAACCCGACGGCCAGCTGGAATTGATTCGCCCCAGTCTGGTTGTCCGTCAAGCACCTGAGGAACCGGTCTCCAGAAAGATGCCTCGGCTTTCGGCAAAGGTATTGGTGGTCGATGATCGACGTGACATCCGACACATCAGCCAGCACTTTTTGGAAAAAGCTGGTGCCAATGTCGTAACGGCGGAAGACGGCGGTGAAGCCATCCGTGTCGTTAGTGACATGTTAGGGCAAGGTGATATGTTTGACTTGATCGTCATGGACATGCAAATGCCCAATGTCGATGGACTCGAGGCGACCGCGCGTCTGCGTTCGATGGGCGTTGATTGGCCGATCATCGCATTGACCGCCGACGCGATGAAAGGCGACCGGCAACGTTGTCTTAATGCGGGTTGCGACGACTATTTGTCAAAACCTATCGACCACGCCAAGCTTGTCGCGATGGCGGTCAGGTACACTCAGGAACTGGATCGCGAAACGCTACGAATGCGACGGAAAGATCGTGCCGATCAGTTAAAAGATGAACTTGATGATCGCGTTTAGCCGTCCCGTAGGGTAGGGCAGTGTTTGATTTGTCTGCCGCTAAGGTCATTTAGTGCCATGCCCGGTAACCTTGTAGTGCGTGAAAGTTGACATGCGTCTGGCGCCTTGTCAGGCTGGTGCGGTACCCCACTGATCGCATCCGCAGGGCGACCCCGCAAATGTCTGGATCGAGTTCGATTCAAAAAATGCGTCTGGGCATGCTTGTCCTCATCGGCACGTGTGTCATGGCTGTCATTGGCTACACGCTTGCCGGTTGGACCGTACTCGATTCTGTGTACATGGTCGCGATCACCGTGTTCGGCGTTGGCTATGGTGAAGTGCGTCCGATCGATGATCCGGGACTAAAGCTATTCACGTTGCTGGTAGTCGTGACCGGTTGCAGTTCCGGGATTTATGTTCTTGGCGGCTTCGTTCAGATGATCGCCGAAGGGGAGATTCAACGTGCCTTGGGAGCCCGCCGAATGAGCCGTGGAATTGAACAGACCAGCAACCATGCGATCATTTGTGGCTACGGACGTGTCGGCCAGACTTTGGTTGCCGAACTTCGGCCTTCAGGCATCCCGATGGTTGTTGTCGATCGTGATCCCGATCGCTTGTTGGATGCCGAACGGAACGGAGTCTATGTGATTGTCGGCGATGCCTCCGATGAGACCGTTTTAAAGCGTGCCGGTATCGAACGGGCAAGTGTGCTTGCCACGGTACTCAATGGTGATGCTCACAACGTTTTTGTCACGCTGACCGCACGTGAATTGAACGATTCGATTCAGATCATCGCCCGCGGGGAATCAGAAGCAACCGAGCGAAAACTTCTGCGCAGCGGTGCCGACCGAGTTGTCTTGCCGACGATGATTGGTGCAACAAAAATCGCCAATCTGATTTCCTGCCCAAGTGTGGAATCGCTTGTCGGGGATGCGAAAGCCTTCGCCCGAATGAACCAAGACCTTGATGTGTTTGGTCTGGGAATGTTGGAAATACCGATCAAAGAAAATTCGGCATTGGCAGGTGCCAGCATTAAAGAAATTGAATTGACCGGCGATGGCGGCAATGTCGTTGTAGCGCTCTGTCGCATTAACGGTGACGTCTTGCGAAACCCCAAACACACCGACCAAGTCCACGCGGGCGACCGACTGATCGTGCTCTCGCACAAAGAGGACCTCCCCGCTGTGACTCGCAAGGCGTCACAGCAGGGCGGAACGATGGTTTACCGCGGTACGAAATACTCATCGTGATTATTGCGAAGGCCCAGCGATTGGATCGCTATTGACCGATCGCTTCATCAATGATTTCTCGATTCGCACGTGTGCCTAAAGCTCCCCAGAGACCGTAGGGGCTGGGCATACCGGGTGAACGTTCGGCAGTCCCGTTCCAAATCACCATCCCGGCTGCCGGGTTGCCCGCTTCGATCGAGTCAGTGATGAAAATGACTGCCCCATCACCCAGCAGGATATGGGCTCCGCCTTGGTGACGGCTGCTGGCACTGTAAATGCCAGGACGCCAAGTACCTGGTCCGCTACTGCACACGGGGCTATTGGGCGGCAGCACCGTGGTCATTCCGGTGTGGACGCAGTATCCGCTGGACCATTTGAAACCACGTTGATTCTGGTTTCCACCTGTGAAAGTCGCATTGTTTGGATCCCAAAACCGTGGGCGTTCGGGATCAACGTCTTCGGTGCAGAGTGATGGGTTGCCCATCAATCGAGCCAGGTTGCCTTCGTCTACCGACTGGGTCGTGACGTGGCGGTCACCCAAATTGGTATTCATTTCGCCGGCCATGATCGTATTGGATAAACCATCAAGGACATCGCGGAATCGCGTGTAGATGCGAGGGAAAAACATTCCGCGACAAGTGGACTTGGCACGTGTGTGTGCCGTGTTGTTGAACGAGCCATCTTGGTTTCTTCCGCCCGTATTCTGAAACTGCAATGCGTCACCAAGGCAGACGCCATAGTTGACGCGTGACTGCGCGGGCAAACCCTGCCCAGGATCACTGGGGCAACGCAGCATCGGGACTTCGGTCAACCAAGGGTCGTATTGAAATTGAGCATGTTGTGCTAACGAGATATCCGCATTCGGCCCCATCTCGCTGAACTCGTATTGGTTTGCCGCTGATGCAGGTTCGCGAACGCGGAATGGGTTGCTGATTTGATCCCAGAGACCCTGCTGTTCAAAGAACGGACACAGTTGAACTTGGGCACTTAGGTTGTGAAGGTTATTGCCGCCATAAGAACCGCCGATCGGGCGAGCTTCTCTTGATTGTGGGGCGTTGTTGCCGTGAACCCTGGCTGTGCCACCACGATTGGCGGGCAACATCTTGTAGTTTGAGTGGTAGTTGTGAATCGCCAAGCCGATTTGTTTGAAATTATTGCTGCAACTCATTCGCCTCGCTGCTTCGCGAGCGGCTTGAACTGCTGGCAGCAATAGGCCGACGAGGATACCAATAATTGCGATGACGACCAAAAGCTCCACAAGCGTGAAGCCGCGTCGAGAAAGGTTCTTGCGCATCGAGAACACCTCCGAACGAGAAAAAAATAATTCTTCCGTGACGGACAGATTGATATGAATCGATCAGGATGGCTCATTCATCTCCGGCAGCAAACTCATCCTCTTCACTGCCAAAGTCATTTGCGTCGTCGTTGCGTTCTTCAGGGTTCTCGTTCAGATATTGTTCGATTGCACCAAGTTCGGGGCCTTGTGCTTCTTTGGTTTCTTCACAGCCGGTGGTCACAGCTACGGCCATGCAGCCAAGCAAAATTAAAGTTTGACGCTTCATGAGTCCGGTCGGTATGAGATGGGAATGTAGACGGACCGCTGCGATATCCTGACAAATCGTTCGGCAGTAACAGTTCAGGAAGCATTGTTGAACCGGTGGACCGCTATGACTGGGGATATCATTTCGGTGTCGTTCCATCCTCAGGGACGGCGCGAGCAGACACAAGCAATTTTTGGGATGTACTTAAATTTCCCAAGGATTTGTTGCTCGTATGTCAACGTCCTGCACGCATGTGGCGATCATCTGTCAAGCAGATTGCCGTTAAACTCATCGCAAATCTTCTCAACGCAATTCGCTTTCTAAGTTGAAGCAGATACACAAGTCAGGCATCTAAAAAAGTTGCCATGCTTTGTCATCAAATGATTTTTCCAACTCGGGATCGTTCGCTCGAGCAATCAGGTCGTAATAAGCGTAGGGGTATTTGAAAACGTGGCCGATACCGAGCGTTTTATTTCCTCGTCTCTGCCAGTATTCACGATCTTCAGGACGTAGCTTGCTGAACTGGTGATCCTTGATCTTGCGATCGCCTTCTTGTGGTCCTTGTCGGGTGACGGTTACATATTTGCAGAATGCGACTCGGCAATTTTCTGCCCACTCGACGTCTCCCATTGCGGCCATCTCGATCAGCGATTGGCCAAAGGTCAGCATGTGCCCGGCAAAGCCTTGGCCAAAACCGACGAAGCGATCAATCGCATCACTCGCTTCCTTTAATACAAAGCTGGCAGCGGCTGCTTGATCTGAAAATGCGGGAGGATCGATTTCCGGATCAGGGTCGATGTCACGCCAAGGTTTGATCGAACGCAGAAGTTGGCAAACGCCATCGACCCGTTCCTTTGTTGCCAGTTGCGGCATCATGCGAAACGCTTTGATGGCGTGCATTGCAAAGATCGCATCATGTCCGACTTCACGCAACGTTCCACTTCCTTCGGATAATGCTTTGCCGACTTGGTCGCAGGCATCTTCGATACGGTCACCTTCTGGGAATGCATTGCATAGTTTTGAATTTGCCCAGTTGAGTTCGAATAGTTCGTTGATTCGGTTCGCCGTCGCATCGTCGAATTGATTGTCAACGCACATCAAGTGGGCCGAGATCATCGCCGCTCCACGATGGCCGTCGGCAAAGTAATTCATCTGTGGCGATCGGGCGAGCGCGTTAAGACCGAGTTCGACAAGCCGCATTTGCCGTATTTCAGAAGTCTCGGCACGAAGTATGTTCGGTTGATTGATCGCGGTTCCGGCGATGAACGAACCGCTGACTGTGGCGAACTTTCTTCGCGTGAGATTTAGCTTCATCGGAGGACTTACCGGTCGATGAGGATAGCAGGAAGGCAGCGTCGAAAGGTTCAACGCTGGAATTCAGATTGGGCATTCAAATTGATGCATTCGAATTGGGAACGTCACTTTCGATTCTATCTGGATCGGCCGGTTCGGTGTCTGAAAGTCTGGACTGTCCTTGTTCAGGTTGGTCGAAAACGCAACATTCATTTGAAAGGATTCGCCTAGCCCTCCCCGCGATCCTTCAATGCCGACGCAGATTCGTCATGCTGCTCAGCGGCTCGATTGATATCGTTTCTTGGACTCGTGGTCTCAGCTAAACGAGCACTTGGCACGGTCATTGCAATCACTTTCTCGTGAAGTTCTGAGCGGTGAGTTTCGATCCCGCTCGACTGCATTCCACCCAAGCAATAGGCTAATACGATGAATACCAGTACTGATACAACGAATACGAATCCCGAAATTGAAGCACAATTGGACTCGCTGGCTTCGCATTGTTGCGAAGTCATGCGAGGAGAGGCTTCGCTATCGGACGATCGATGTGATCAATTGATGCGATCTTTGATTATGTCGGGATACCAAAGTAAAAGCGGCCGCTCGATTCAGGCAGACTTAGACGCCAAGGTGAAAGACCAGTGCGGTGAGCACGCGATGCACCGCGGCGGCGAGCTTTCTTCCATCACGGCAAAGCTGGAAAGCAAGTTCGCCGAGATGACGCGTTGGGAATCAAAAAATCCCAGTGACGACCAGCAGCAAGCAAAACCCGCGAATGTTAGTTCCGCGACTGATGCGTAACCTTTGTGTTTCCGCGTCCCAGTGCTTCGTTCGATATGAAAGTACGGGTTCGGTTTATCAGCCGACGGGCGTTAGCCCCGGTTATCGCACTGGAACCGTGGCTAACGCCATGCGGCTAATCATAAAATCGCGTTGTTGAGGCAGGAAAAAATTGAAACGCAGAGACACCGAGTTCACAGAGTCGTGTTGGATCTTAGTGACGATCAGCAGCAAGCGAAGCTTGTAAATGTTGGCTTCACGACCGACGAACTAGCGATTGCGACGATGGAAGTAATCTGAAATCCATGTCATTGCGACCGCAGGCCAGAAGAAAAAATCGTGCAAGCGATTTTGTGCTTGGAAGTAAGCTGTAATTTCTAGAACCCTCTGTTCAACTTTGGCTTTCTCACCGGCGTCGTCAGGTTCAGCTAACGAGATCTGCACGACATAGTCAACCACGTCTCGGATCGTCGTCAGGCCATCGATACCCGTGTTGATATAGAACCGGTACCAGTAGATCCCCGCGATCACAAAGATGGCGACGACTGCTGCAGCCGCCTGTTTGCGTTTTGCATCCCGCGACGTGTTCAGGCAGACCGCAACTGGCAGCAACAGAACGGCATAGTAAATCAAATCGTTCAGCCGAAGTCTTGTCAGTAGCGGCCCCGATATCAAAATCGCAACCGCCGTCGCGGCGATCACCAAGTAGTTTGTATCTGCCTTTTGAGCATCGGTAAGCACCATCCGGCCATAGCGGCTGAAGCGAAGCAGGAGATCAAACAGAGGGCTGGCCAGCCAAAGGCTTCCGACAAAGCACATGTAGGCGAGTGCGAGCCACAGACCGATCGTTTGCAGCAGGCCGCCTTCAGGCATTCGGACCATGATTTGAAGGACGACGATGATACCGATGAACGCGATCATCTGAACTTTCGGCGGAAATCTCGACACCCACAAGATGTAGCGAAGGAACTGCCTGTAAATAAAGTTCTTGGCCTTGAGCGATTCAACAATTCCGCTGCGTGCCCATTCGTTGTTGGGGTCTAAGCGTAACGCTTCTTTGAAATGCTCGGCTGCCTCATCTGCTTTGCCAGCATGTAGCTTGGTCCAACCACTGTTGGCATGTGTGGTCGAGTTTTCGGGATTCTTGGCGAGTACAGAGTCGATCGCGATACCGGCTTCGTCGCGTCGCCCTAATTTTGTAAGCGCGATCGCTCGAGTGTTATTGCAGTTCTGATGATCCGGGTCGAACTGCAGCCCCATCTCTGCCGCATCGACAGCGTCTTGCCAACGGTATTGTTGGAGCGCGATGTGGGCTGATAGTCCGTGATAGTTCGGGTCGGTGGGGTCCAGGCGGATTGCCGAATCGATGGCTTTCGCGGCTTCAGCAAACTTGTCTCGGTGGTACAGAACCGATGCGAGCGCGTAATAGGAATTTGGATTGTCAGGTGCGAGCGCGATGCTGCGTTCAGCCAGTTCGTTTGCTTCGCGATAGGATTCTTGGCTGCACTTGACCAGCGAAAGCATGATGTAGGCATCACCACGATTGGGTTCCAGCCCGATTGCTTTCCGAAGCGTTTCGTCGGCCAAGTCGTATCGATTTTGCGTCAGCAATAATTGCGCACGATTGATCAGGGAGTCGTACTGTTCCATTGCTATGTCCCTATCGCAGCTTCAGGTAATCCAAAATGTCGTCGTACGCACCGCCTTGGTTGGAGAATAAGGCATAGTTTTTGGCGGTGGAGAACCATTCGGCTGTCGATGGCTTCACTTTAGACATCGCTTGCTGTAGATCCTTGGTTGTTAGTGGTTGGGGGATACCTGCTTTCATGGCTTCGGTCAATTTGGCCTCGATCGCCACGTCGATGACGGCTTTCAGATCGGCGCCGCTGAAGCCTTCTGCTTTCTTCGCCAACGAATCATAGGAGACTTTATCAATAGGCTTGCCGCTTAGCATGATCTCGATGATCGCCGAGCGCGCGGTCCGATCCGGAGGCGGCACGAATAGCACTCGGTCGAATCGTCCCGGGCGCCGGAACGCGGAATCTAAATGCCAAGGCGCGTTTGTCGCAGCCAGAATTAAAACGCCCTCGTTGGATGAGTTCACCCCATCAAGCTCGGACAGAAACTGATTGATCAAGTGTCGGCTGCCACTGGTTTTCATGTCCGTTCGTGAAGCACCTAACGCATCGACTTCATCGAAGAAAAGTACGCAAGGGGCGTTCCTGCGGGCTTGGTCGAACAACGCATGAAGTTGCTTTTCACTGTTGCCGATCCACATGTCCAAGATTTGATGGATGCCGACAGATAGAAATTTAGCGTTGACCTGTCCGGCAGTTGCTCGGGCGAGATGCGTTTTGCCACATCCGGGCGGGCCGTACATCAGGATTCCGCCACCGATCGATTTTCCGTAAGCCTTGTAGATCTCCGGATGCGTTAGCGGATGAATGATCTTCATCCGTATTTCTTCTTTGATCGATTCCATACCGCCAACGTTATCAAACGAAACGTCTGGCCGTTCAAGTTCGAAACTTGATTGTGTCGAGGCCTGCTGGTCACCGGCGGGTTCTGCCTGCCGCCAAGGTTTTGATGCGGGATCAGGGGAGCCCCAGTCTGGCGAAGGGAAAACGCCGAGTTCTTCGCTCAGCGCTTCGTCGGCAAGCTCGGGATCCTCGTCGATCGCTGTTCGATAGGCATTCGCTGCCTGTCGACTATCACCACTGCGAGCTAATAGTTTCGCTTGCAGTAGCATCGATTCGGCATATTGCTTTTCCTTCTTGCCGATCGTTTCGAGCAGCACGATCGCCTCATTGTCTTTCTTTTGCAGATAGAAGACGTTTGCGAGGGCGAGCTTCAGGTCGTTGTCGTTCGGCTGCTTGGCCATCCCTGTCCGTAGGATCGTTTCGGCGTCATCGTACTGACGCAACCCGGCAAGGATTTCAGATAGATGCAATCGCAGTGGCACGTTCTCCGGCGAAACTTCCAAAGCTAATCGTAAGCTCTCGATCGTCTTTTGGTCACTCATCTTCACTTGCTCTCAGGGAAAGGATCGCAAGAGTATACAGGCAATCTATCGATCGCTTCCATGAGGTAACCAATGCCGATATCCCGTTTCAGCGAGCGACACAATGGCAAAAAAAATACCCCGACGATTCGCCGGGGTACTTTGGCAGTTCAAGTGCGAACGTCATCGTCGACGTTGACTTGTTGTGGTCATGTGACAGAGTATCAGCAAGGATTACTGATCAAAGCCAAGCGACTCACTAACAGATTTGGTTGCGTTTTCGACTGAGTTTCCAGCCTTCTTTGCCGCATCCGAAGCCTTGTTTACAGCTTTATCGGTGGTGTTGCGAACCGTTTCTGTAGTCGACTTTGCAGTCTCCTCAACAGTATCGGCAGCTTCATTCGCCGTTTCACTCGCTTCATTGGCAGCGTTCGATGCGGTTGCAGTGACATCTTCGGCGGTTTCCTGCGCTTCGTTGCTGACAGCATCGGTGGTTTGTTCCGCAGCAGTCATCGCGTTTTCAGCACCGGCATCAATGTCGCGTCGCAAGGTATCGATGTTCGTACGCAGACGGTTTAGCTCTTGCTCAAGTTGATTCACCCGAGTGCTAAGTGCAGCCTGACTGTGCATTTGGCCGCTGCCGTTCCAGTTTTCACCTTCGCTGCTGACCTTCGCGCCAAGCGACGCTTGCAGTTCTTGCTCACGTCCATCGCGTTTGACGACGAACGTCATTTGCGAGTTGGCATCGGCGTCAGCGATACGCTGGCCAAGTGCCGTTGGCGATTCAATCTTCTGCCCATTGGCGGTGATAATCATGTCGCCCGTTCGCAAGCCTGCTCGCTCGGCGGCACTGCCTTGCGAAACGCTAGTGACACGTACGCCCTGATCGGTTTCTTCGATCGAGGCACCTAGGCGGCCACGCTGCTGGCTTTGGTAGGCAACGTTACCATTGGTCGAATAGTTGTTCTGGTGACCGTAGTATTGTGCATGTCCGCTAGTACGATTGTCGTACTGCTGACTGCTCGAGTGCATTGGTGCATTGGTGTAGACAGCTTGGCCGTTGCTATTCAGGTAGAACCAGCGACCGTCGTTGCCTTGATACATCGAACGACTTTGGCCATTCACGTACGCTTGATTGGTAGCACGAATCGATCCATCCGCTTGGATACCGCCGTTCGTGTATGCACGCTGCTCGACTGAGCGAGCTGTTTCATTGATGCCGTCGCGAACGGCTTGATTTAAGTTGCTGCCATTGAGGACGCTGCCGGTCGCTCGACGGATTCCGTTTTCGACGGGAGTTCCGTTTGTGATTGGATTGCCAGGACTCAGTCGATCTTGGACCGCGTTGGAAATCGCACCACCAATATTTTGTGCTTGAACGGCGGGGGCCAAAAGGGCAACACTCGCACCGACTGCAGCCAGTTTACTTCGCAATTTCATCTTAATCTCCTTTAGATTTGTGGGGGAATCACTGTCCCTTGGAGCAGAATGCTCTGCCTGATTAGGCTTTTCTGCCTGTCCGCGTATAAGTCGATTCGCGGCGGCCGTGTCTGGTTGACTTATTCGGTCAACAAGACTGGGACGTGGCTTTGGAACAGTCGCAAATGCAGTTCCAAAACCAGCGAAGTGGTGGCATGATTTTTTTGACTTCGATAACACCGAAGTTGAATTGAATCGGTAAAAAACGTCTCCGAACGCGTTGTCTCGGTGTTCTCGATTGACAATTATTTTCTGCCAATCGATGATTCACGGCGAGAGTTCCATCAAATCGAGTGATCGGCATGAGAGCGTATTTAGTCATTCTGTTCGTCTTTAGTTCAGCCACTGTAGGGCGATCGGCCGATCCGGAAGAATTGTTGCGCGATGGTATCGACAACTACCAACGCGCTTTAGAAACGACCGAACGCGGTTTGCGTACGGAGCGTTTTGAGAGGGCTGAACGCTACTTCGCAAAAGCAATCGATTCGATCGCGCCGCCTGTGAAGGCAGATCTCTATGTCAACCTTGGCAATGCGGCTTTGGGAGCCGATCATCTTGCCGGTGCGGTGTTGGCATATCGGCGTGCGTTGCGAGTGGATCCTTCGAACGAAAAGGCACGTCAAAACCTTGTGCACGCACGTTCGATCTTGCCCGGTTGGGTGCCGGTGCCCGAAGATGAAATGCT
The Stieleria sp. JC731 genome window above contains:
- a CDS encoding tetratricopeptide repeat protein, which gives rise to MEQYDSLINRAQLLLTQNRYDLADETLRKAIGLEPNRGDAYIMLSLVKCSQESYREANELAERSIALAPDNPNSYYALASVLYHRDKFAEAAKAIDSAIRLDPTDPNYHGLSAHIALQQYRWQDAVDAAEMGLQFDPDHQNCNNTRAIALTKLGRRDEAGIAIDSVLAKNPENSTTHANSGWTKLHAGKADEAAEHFKEALRLDPNNEWARSGIVESLKAKNFIYRQFLRYILWVSRFPPKVQMIAFIGIIVVLQIMVRMPEGGLLQTIGLWLALAYMCFVGSLWLASPLFDLLLRFSRYGRMVLTDAQKADTNYLVIAATAVAILISGPLLTRLRLNDLIYYAVLLLPVAVCLNTSRDAKRKQAAAAVVAIFVIAGIYWYRFYINTGIDGLTTIRDVVDYVVQISLAEPDDAGEKAKVEQRVLEITAYFQAQNRLHDFFFWPAVAMTWISDYFHRRNR
- a CDS encoding ATP-binding protein, producing MSDQKTIESLRLALEVSPENVPLRLHLSEILAGLRQYDDAETILRTGMAKQPNDNDLKLALANVFYLQKKDNEAIVLLETIGKKEKQYAESMLLQAKLLARSGDSRQAANAYRTAIDEDPELADEALSEELGVFPSPDWGSPDPASKPWRQAEPAGDQQASTQSSFELERPDVSFDNVGGMESIKEEIRMKIIHPLTHPEIYKAYGKSIGGGILMYGPPGCGKTHLARATAGQVNAKFLSVGIHQILDMWIGNSEKQLHALFDQARRNAPCVLFFDEVDALGASRTDMKTSGSRHLINQFLSELDGVNSSNEGVLILAATNAPWHLDSAFRRPGRFDRVLFVPPPDRTARSAIIEIMLSGKPIDKVSYDSLAKKAEGFSGADLKAVIDVAIEAKLTEAMKAGIPQPLTTKDLQQAMSKVKPSTAEWFSTAKNYALFSNQGGAYDDILDYLKLR
- a CDS encoding DUF1559 domain-containing protein encodes the protein MRKNLSRRGFTLVELLVVIAIIGILVGLLLPAVQAAREAARRMSCSNNFKQIGLAIHNYHSNYKMLPANRGGTARVHGNNAPQSREARPIGGSYGGNNLHNLSAQVQLCPFFEQQGLWDQISNPFRVREPASAANQYEFSEMGPNADISLAQHAQFQYDPWLTEVPMLRCPSDPGQGLPAQSRVNYGVCLGDALQFQNTGGRNQDGSFNNTAHTRAKSTCRGMFFPRIYTRFRDVLDGLSNTIMAGEMNTNLGDRHVTTQSVDEGNLARLMGNPSLCTEDVDPERPRFWDPNNATFTGGNQNQRGFKWSSGYCVHTGMTTVLPPNSPVCSSGPGTWRPGIYSASSRHQGGAHILLGDGAVIFITDSIEAGNPAAGMVIWNGTAERSPGMPSPYGLWGALGTRANREIIDEAIGQ
- a CDS encoding potassium channel family protein, which encodes MSGSSSIQKMRLGMLVLIGTCVMAVIGYTLAGWTVLDSVYMVAITVFGVGYGEVRPIDDPGLKLFTLLVVVTGCSSGIYVLGGFVQMIAEGEIQRALGARRMSRGIEQTSNHAIICGYGRVGQTLVAELRPSGIPMVVVDRDPDRLLDAERNGVYVIVGDASDETVLKRAGIERASVLATVLNGDAHNVFVTLTARELNDSIQIIARGESEATERKLLRSGADRVVLPTMIGATKIANLISCPSVESLVGDAKAFARMNQDLDVFGLGMLEIPIKENSALAGASIKEIELTGDGGNVVVALCRINGDVLRNPKHTDQVHAGDRLIVLSHKEDLPAVTRKASQQGGTMVYRGTKYSS
- a CDS encoding ATP-binding protein, producing the protein MSEFFQKLFDTDDFPARWHCGNWSDFLGWLHIVSDLATFCAYFAIPIALIYFARKRKDFPYPRLFWLFASFILACGTVHAIEAIIFWHPIYRISGLVKAVMAVVSCTTVVVLIRHMPQLMKLPSIAATIDQLKEEIVHREETEAKLREAKDRHDAILRGTRSIIWTADPEGEFITPQISWERYTGQTWEQHKAAGWLNVIHEDDRAQLARNWQRAVAQGALYQTTGRIWHNDSRTYRRFIVEAVPVHNADGTTREWVGTISDVEDQYQAETSLGVIRTELERQKRELELIYQAAPVGMCLVDTDRCFLRVNEALAEIDGLSIDDHIGRHIDEVVPTLTSQLDPIYQQVFETGQEMVGIEIVGKTSVSPERRTWLASFYPLWLASDGDVEQTDGSVTAVSAIIQDITERKAQERRLKKSEKAAQAASRSKSEFLANMSHEIRTPMSAILGYADVLLGHLADPDNRNCVLIMKRNGEYLLELINDILDLSRIEAGKLDIDPQDCMLPELVADIQSLMQVRAEEKGVEFDIRFDGKVPRVISADPKRLRQVLINLIGNAIKFTEEGRVVLKVKFLRDELPRVEFAVEDTGIGMTEEQIERLFKPFSQGDSSVRRKFGGSGLGLAISHRLVDMMQGEMDLQSDFGEGSTFYVRLPLEPDGQLELIRPSLVVRQAPEEPVSRKMPRLSAKVLVVDDRRDIRHISQHFLEKAGANVVTAEDGGEAIRVVSDMLGQGDMFDLIVMDMQMPNVDGLEATARLRSMGVDWPIIALTADAMKGDRQRCLNAGCDDYLSKPIDHAKLVAMAVRYTQELDRETLRMRRKDRADQLKDELDDRV